The candidate division KSB1 bacterium genome includes a region encoding these proteins:
- a CDS encoding SAF domain-containing protein: MDRERQGRPVRIGLIGCGQMGVDVMATARQMKGIKVVAVADIDEQRARSSYRIALLDAPIVYASKAEEADAAVEAGKCVYTTDYRVITDMKTVDVMLEATGVPEVGARAAVRSARNGQQLAMMNVETDITVGPLLNFYARQKGVLYALAAGDEPAACKELYDFAVACGFTVIAAGKGKNNPLDRYAKPSDEKWAKEAERRGLSPHMLIEFVDGSKTMIEMAAVSNATGLIPDVRGMHGPITHREILNKTFALKKDGGILNQAGVVDYGIGGVHPGVFLIFTTDHPRLRQALVYRDMGNGPYYTLFRPYHLCSIEVPLTCALLVIEKKSNMQPLNRMVSEVFAVAKQDLPAGTLLDGIGGGTFYSSIDRYEIAAQEGLLPVGLAKGARLVRPVAKDQPISYDDVQLAEPSLILDLRRIQDEWMNGRLDGETACRRIDQLEV, from the coding sequence TTGGATAGAGAACGACAGGGACGACCGGTCCGCATTGGTTTGATTGGTTGCGGTCAAATGGGCGTCGACGTTATGGCGACCGCACGGCAAATGAAGGGGATAAAAGTCGTTGCGGTTGCCGACATCGACGAACAGCGCGCCCGCTCCTCGTACCGGATTGCACTACTGGACGCGCCGATCGTCTATGCTTCGAAGGCTGAAGAGGCTGATGCGGCCGTTGAAGCCGGGAAATGCGTCTATACCACCGATTACCGTGTGATTACGGATATGAAGACGGTTGACGTCATGTTGGAAGCCACCGGCGTGCCGGAGGTTGGCGCTCGCGCCGCGGTTCGCTCGGCACGTAACGGTCAACAGCTCGCCATGATGAACGTCGAAACCGACATCACCGTCGGTCCGTTGCTGAACTTTTATGCCCGCCAAAAAGGAGTATTGTATGCATTGGCCGCAGGCGACGAACCGGCCGCATGTAAAGAGCTTTATGATTTCGCTGTTGCCTGCGGATTTACCGTTATTGCTGCGGGAAAGGGAAAAAACAATCCGCTGGATCGCTACGCCAAGCCGAGCGATGAGAAATGGGCCAAGGAGGCGGAGCGGCGCGGCTTGAGTCCCCATATGCTCATTGAATTTGTCGACGGCTCAAAAACCATGATCGAAATGGCGGCTGTGTCGAACGCCACCGGCTTGATACCGGACGTGCGCGGTATGCACGGCCCTATAACGCATCGCGAGATTCTCAACAAAACGTTCGCACTGAAAAAGGATGGAGGCATTCTCAATCAGGCAGGAGTCGTCGACTATGGCATCGGCGGCGTTCATCCGGGAGTGTTTTTGATCTTCACAACCGATCATCCGCGGCTGCGTCAGGCCTTGGTCTATCGCGATATGGGGAATGGGCCCTATTATACGCTTTTCCGTCCCTATCACCTTTGCAGCATAGAAGTACCATTGACCTGCGCCTTGTTGGTCATTGAAAAAAAGTCGAATATGCAGCCGTTGAATCGCATGGTGTCCGAAGTTTTTGCCGTTGCCAAACAAGATTTGCCTGCCGGAACCCTCCTCGACGGCATCGGAGGCGGCACGTTCTACAGCTCCATCGATCGTTACGAAATCGCCGCCCAAGAAGGTCTGTTGCCCGTCGGACTGGCAAAGGGGGCACGGCTTGTCCGTCCAGTCGCCAAAGATCAGCCGATCAGTTATGATGATGTTCAGCTCGCTGAACCTTCACTTATTCTCGATCTTCGCCGCATACAGGACGAGTGGATGAACGGGCGGCTGGATGGGGAGACGGCATGCAGACGAATCGATCAGCTTGAGGTATAA
- a CDS encoding spermidine/putrescine ABC transporter substrate-binding protein has product MKQLISLIILAALVLSCAEKKPVLHFYNWADYVDPEMIAQFEEEYDCRVIEDTFDSNESMYAKLKAGAVGYDVIVPSSYMVNIMIQQDMLMPLDHNKISNLKNVDSSYVDIMLDPAMTYSVPWAVTFTGIAYLKDKVEIKEPSWRVFERSDLAGRMTLLNDMRETIGAALKALGYSLNTTDERQLAQAKDLVLQWKKNIAKFENEQYKTGLVSEEFYLVHGYSGDILQVSQENENIVFMLPKEGGSVSMDEMVIPKSAPNPDLAHKFINFMLRPEVAAANIRFTSYLFPNKPAYELLPEELRSDPILFPPAEIVSRFEVIRDLGIENQKYTRVWDEIKAGK; this is encoded by the coding sequence ATGAAACAGTTGATTTCTCTTATAATACTAGCCGCATTGGTTCTGAGTTGTGCCGAAAAGAAACCGGTGCTGCATTTCTACAATTGGGCTGATTATGTGGATCCGGAAATGATCGCCCAATTCGAAGAAGAATATGACTGCCGGGTCATCGAAGACACCTTTGACTCGAACGAGTCGATGTACGCCAAGCTCAAGGCGGGCGCAGTCGGTTATGACGTGATCGTTCCGTCCAGTTATATGGTCAACATTATGATTCAGCAGGACATGCTGATGCCGCTCGATCACAACAAAATTTCCAACCTAAAGAACGTCGATTCGTCTTATGTCGATATCATGCTCGATCCGGCGATGACCTACAGCGTGCCGTGGGCGGTGACCTTTACCGGCATTGCCTATTTGAAAGATAAAGTCGAAATAAAGGAGCCGAGCTGGCGCGTATTTGAGCGCAGCGATTTAGCCGGTCGTATGACGCTGCTGAACGATATGCGGGAGACCATCGGCGCTGCACTCAAGGCCTTGGGGTACAGCCTAAACACGACGGACGAACGCCAGCTTGCGCAGGCAAAAGATTTGGTGCTGCAGTGGAAAAAGAATATTGCCAAATTCGAAAATGAGCAATATAAAACCGGCCTTGTTTCCGAAGAGTTTTATCTTGTACACGGCTACAGCGGAGATATCCTGCAGGTTTCCCAAGAGAATGAAAATATTGTTTTCATGCTGCCGAAAGAAGGCGGTTCGGTCTCCATGGACGAGATGGTCATCCCCAAGAGCGCTCCGAATCCCGATCTGGCGCACAAATTCATCAATTTTATGCTGCGCCCGGAAGTTGCCGCAGCGAATATTCGCTTTACCTCTTATCTGTTCCCGAATAAGCCTGCCTATGAGCTTTTGCCGGAAGAACTCCGCAGTGATCCGATTCTCTTTCCGCCTGCAGAAATCGTTTCACGTTTCGAAGTTATCCGCGATCTCGGCATTGAAAATCAGAAATATACGCGCGTTTGGGACGAGATAAAGGCTGGGAAATAA
- a CDS encoding ABC transporter ATP-binding protein → MEFLQIEGVTKRFGSLVAVNNVTLDIKKGEFYALLGPSGCGKTTLLRLLAGFERPDKGRIYLDGKDITDLPPNKRQVNTIFQNYALFPHLTVWENIAFGLKIKRLPKKQIEQEVEKLLALIQMEDQAYKKPSQISGGQKQRVAIARALINKPQVLLLDEPLAALDLKLRQHMLMELDLIHDEVGITFLYVTHDQSEAMSLSDRIAVMNEGCIEQIGTPAEIYEAPRSSFVAAFIGDTNFFEGSVKEVLEPDYSLLSIDGLGDVVCFNDKKMKPGDLVYLSVRPEKFRISREAPNSGNHLNRLKAVVDDIIYLGAHTRYWVRVGDYRLEIFQQHSRFLLDEKPIRWKEEVWISWSADDGYMLERYREEDEDLMLLPPEEVGEDIDSLPEEDDSSEKGAKE, encoded by the coding sequence TTGGAGTTTCTGCAGATCGAGGGGGTGACGAAGCGGTTCGGTTCTTTGGTGGCGGTCAACAATGTAACTCTCGACATCAAAAAGGGCGAATTTTACGCCTTGTTGGGGCCGAGCGGATGCGGCAAAACGACGCTCCTGCGATTGTTGGCAGGCTTTGAACGACCCGACAAAGGCCGCATTTACCTCGACGGCAAAGACATTACCGATCTCCCGCCCAACAAACGTCAAGTCAATACCATTTTTCAAAACTATGCTCTCTTTCCGCATCTGACGGTGTGGGAGAACATTGCGTTCGGCCTCAAGATCAAGCGCCTGCCGAAAAAGCAGATCGAACAGGAAGTCGAGAAGCTCTTGGCACTGATCCAAATGGAAGATCAGGCGTATAAGAAGCCGAGCCAAATCAGCGGCGGCCAGAAGCAGCGCGTTGCCATTGCCCGCGCGCTCATCAACAAGCCGCAGGTGCTGCTTCTCGATGAACCGCTGGCCGCTCTCGACCTCAAGCTGCGCCAGCATATGCTGATGGAACTCGATCTCATTCACGATGAGGTCGGCATTACGTTTCTCTATGTCACGCACGATCAATCCGAGGCCATGAGCCTTAGTGACCGCATTGCGGTCATGAATGAGGGCTGCATCGAGCAGATCGGCACGCCCGCTGAAATCTATGAGGCGCCGCGCAGCAGTTTTGTCGCCGCTTTTATCGGCGATACCAATTTCTTTGAAGGCAGCGTAAAGGAGGTTTTGGAGCCCGATTACAGTCTGTTGTCGATCGACGGCTTGGGCGATGTGGTTTGCTTTAACGATAAAAAGATGAAGCCCGGCGATCTCGTGTACCTCAGCGTGCGCCCGGAAAAATTCCGCATCTCCCGCGAGGCGCCCAACAGCGGCAACCACCTCAACCGTCTGAAAGCCGTGGTCGACGACATTATCTACCTCGGTGCGCATACGCGCTATTGGGTGCGCGTCGGCGACTATCGACTGGAAATTTTTCAGCAGCACAGCCGCTTTTTATTGGATGAAAAGCCGATCCGTTGGAAGGAAGAGGTCTGGATTTCCTGGTCGGCGGATGACGGCTATATGCTCGAGCGGTATCGCGAGGAGGACGAGGATCTGATGCTGCTGCCGCCGGAAGAGGTCGGCGAAGACATCGATTCTTTGCCGGAAGAAGATGATTCTTCTGAAAAGGGAGCCAAAGAATGA
- a CDS encoding SIS domain-containing protein, with amino-acid sequence MNNALLQRAKKIIHMEIEALKSLADQLNEETLHSIIEMMSACSGHILVAGAGTSRAVAQRFAHLLSCCGTPALPINAADALHGGAGAVRSEDVVYIISKGGESREINRFAEIAKRRGARIIAQTENPISTLGKMSDCVYHVKSPDVDPYGMIATGSSLFNSLACDILCVLLLERRGYSKEQFGETHPEGAVGLRLASEERAGEAK; translated from the coding sequence ATGAATAACGCTCTTTTGCAGCGGGCGAAAAAAATCATTCACATGGAAATCGAAGCGCTGAAAAGCCTTGCCGATCAGCTGAACGAAGAAACGCTGCATTCGATTATCGAAATGATGTCGGCCTGCTCCGGCCATATTCTGGTCGCCGGTGCAGGAACTTCGCGGGCTGTCGCTCAGCGATTCGCCCACCTGCTCTCCTGCTGCGGGACGCCGGCGCTGCCGATCAACGCCGCCGATGCGCTGCATGGCGGGGCAGGAGCGGTCCGCAGTGAAGACGTGGTCTATATTATCTCAAAGGGCGGAGAAAGTCGCGAAATCAACCGGTTTGCTGAAATTGCCAAACGACGAGGCGCGCGTATAATTGCGCAAACCGAGAATCCGATTTCCACTTTGGGAAAAATGAGCGACTGCGTCTATCACGTCAAATCACCCGACGTCGATCCTTACGGTATGATTGCCACCGGCAGTTCTCTGTTCAATTCGTTGGCATGTGATATCCTGTGTGTTCTTTTACTCGAACGTCGAGGCTATTCAAAAGAACAGTTCGGCGAAACGCATCCGGAAGGAGCCGTCGGGTTGAGGCTGGCTTCCGAAGAACGAGCCGGAGAAGCAAAATGA
- a CDS encoding ABC transporter permease subunit, with protein sequence MRRSRFPLVVTIGVLVFFYLPILILVLNSFNAARFGGNWKGFTFKWYVQLFHHDEIWRALQNTLIVAVSATLVSMVLGTLAALALHRYHTRLQRLHLTLIYTPLVFPDILMGMSLLLFFIALGVKLGLVTIFLAHVTFCISYVAMVVLSRLQDFDYQMIEAAQDLGADAWQAARRVMLPLLAPGIAAGGLLAFTLSIDDFVISFFVAGAGSTTLPIRIYSMIKHGSPAIINALSTLMLIFTFSLILISQRLLEEKKS encoded by the coding sequence ATGAGGCGCAGCCGCTTTCCGCTCGTGGTCACCATCGGCGTCCTGGTCTTTTTTTACCTGCCGATCTTGATTTTGGTTTTGAACTCTTTTAACGCTGCCCGTTTCGGCGGCAATTGGAAGGGCTTTACCTTTAAATGGTACGTGCAGCTCTTTCATCATGATGAAATCTGGCGGGCGCTGCAGAATACGCTCATCGTCGCCGTTTCGGCCACGCTCGTTTCCATGGTTTTGGGCACGCTTGCCGCTCTGGCTCTGCACCGCTATCATACGCGACTGCAGCGGCTACACCTAACCCTAATCTATACGCCTTTGGTCTTTCCCGACATCCTGATGGGCATGAGTCTGCTGCTGTTTTTTATCGCGTTGGGGGTAAAATTGGGGCTCGTGACCATTTTTTTGGCACATGTAACGTTCTGCATCAGCTATGTCGCGATGGTTGTACTTTCGCGGCTGCAGGATTTCGACTATCAGATGATCGAAGCGGCGCAGGATTTGGGCGCCGATGCCTGGCAGGCTGCCCGTCGCGTCATGCTGCCGCTGCTCGCCCCCGGCATCGCCGCCGGCGGATTGCTGGCTTTTACGCTCTCCATCGATGATTTTGTCATTTCCTTTTTCGTCGCCGGTGCCGGCTCCACAACCCTGCCGATCCGCATTTACAGCATGATCAAGCACGGCTCACCGGCCATCATCAACGCCTTGTCGACACTGATGCTGATCTTTACCTTTTCTCTCATTTTGATTTCGCAACGACTATTGGAGGAGAAAAAATCATGA
- a CDS encoding glycoside hydrolase family 140 protein — protein MKNYILALCLLLGLGSLQAKTLKISADRRHIVYADGKPFFYLGDTAWELFHRTMREEADLYLQNRAAKGFTVIQAVVLAELDGLHTPNAYGHLPLIDDDPLKPNPRYFQHVDYIVDKAQKLGLFIGMLPTWGDKWNKQWGQGPEIFTPENAFAYGKFLGRRYKGKNIIWILGGDRRPDNETHKEIIRAMARGIKEGCAGTQLITLHPMGGYSSSEWFHSEEWLDFNMFQSGHGEWNNPNYLKTAHDYRLEPTKPVLDGEPNYEDHPVGWNKDNGWFDEFDSRRAGYWSMLEGACGHTYGNHNIWQMWLPGRSPISQARTPWTQALDYPGAFQAGYMRAFFESRPWQLLQPASHLLLDAPSEPEKICRAALARDGSFLVVYTPYGSTFTLDLEPMKGSQVVGWWYSPAIGKSIYIGKFEKNSRMTFDPPSDEKRGNDWVLLLDDAARNFARPGKK, from the coding sequence ATGAAAAATTACATCCTTGCGCTTTGTTTGCTTTTGGGGCTGGGCTCGCTCCAGGCCAAGACGCTCAAAATCAGCGCCGATCGCCGGCATATCGTCTATGCCGACGGCAAACCTTTTTTCTATCTAGGCGATACGGCATGGGAACTATTCCATCGGACAATGCGTGAAGAAGCCGATCTTTACCTGCAAAATCGCGCCGCCAAGGGATTTACCGTTATTCAAGCCGTCGTTTTAGCCGAACTGGACGGACTGCACACGCCCAACGCCTACGGGCACCTGCCTTTGATCGACGATGACCCGCTCAAGCCCAATCCGCGCTATTTTCAGCATGTCGATTACATCGTCGACAAGGCGCAAAAGCTCGGACTGTTCATCGGCATGCTGCCGACGTGGGGCGACAAATGGAACAAACAATGGGGGCAAGGTCCGGAAATTTTCACGCCGGAAAATGCCTTTGCATACGGCAAATTTCTCGGACGCCGCTATAAAGGCAAAAACATCATCTGGATTTTAGGCGGCGACCGCAGACCGGACAACGAAACGCACAAAGAGATCATACGTGCCATGGCCCGCGGCATTAAGGAAGGCTGCGCCGGCACACAACTCATCACCCTGCATCCCATGGGCGGCTATTCATCTTCAGAATGGTTTCATAGCGAAGAATGGCTCGATTTCAACATGTTCCAGTCCGGCCACGGCGAGTGGAACAATCCCAATTATTTAAAGACCGCTCACGACTATCGGCTCGAACCGACGAAACCGGTTTTGGACGGCGAACCCAACTATGAAGATCATCCAGTCGGTTGGAACAAAGATAACGGCTGGTTCGACGAGTTCGACAGCCGCCGCGCCGGCTACTGGTCGATGCTTGAAGGCGCCTGCGGACATACCTACGGCAATCACAACATCTGGCAGATGTGGCTGCCCGGCCGCAGCCCTATCTCGCAGGCGCGCACACCCTGGACCCAGGCGCTGGACTATCCCGGTGCCTTTCAAGCAGGTTACATGCGCGCCTTTTTTGAATCGCGGCCATGGCAGCTTTTGCAGCCTGCCTCGCACCTGCTGCTCGACGCGCCGAGCGAGCCTGAAAAGATTTGCCGCGCCGCGTTGGCCAGGGACGGCAGCTTTCTCGTCGTCTATACGCCGTACGGCAGCACCTTTACGCTCGATCTCGAGCCGATGAAAGGCTCTCAAGTTGTGGGCTGGTGGTATAGCCCGGCCATTGGAAAAAGCATTTACATCGGAAAATTTGAAAAAAATTCTCGAATGACCTTTGACCCGCCTTCTGATGAAAAACGCGGCAACGATTGGGTCCTGCTGCTCGACGATGCGGCGCGAAATTTTGCGCGTCCAGGAAAAAAATAG
- a CDS encoding ABC transporter permease — MSRRLEIFKGFRIDVTALFTRCMPTSIFIIVFLLFGLTSPRFLQPESLLNIAKQASYIGIAALGMTLVLITGGVDLSLGSTVYLSTIVAGLLMRDYGMSPVAASFVCLLAGAGIGGFNAFFITRFKILPFVVTLATMIAGRGLGLLLTKSRALEFPAVILKVGGFKLFGFLPLPILLFALSATAIQLFLSRIPLGRHYYAVGFNAENARRAGLPVDRIIASAYVLCGICASLGGLVAVTQLGIVNAGFGKGDEFDAIAAAVLGGAALSGGVGSAFPGTVIGALMIRMIWSGLVSAKINLYFQPMIFAVILFLAVMLDTRRNMIIARQRRKIISLRKDKQT; from the coding sequence ATGAGCAGAAGGCTTGAAATCTTTAAGGGCTTTCGGATTGATGTTACCGCCCTTTTTACGCGCTGTATGCCGACGTCGATATTTATCATTGTATTTCTGCTCTTCGGCCTGACCTCTCCGCGGTTTCTGCAGCCGGAATCTCTGCTCAATATAGCCAAGCAGGCTTCATACATCGGCATCGCCGCCTTGGGCATGACATTGGTATTGATCACCGGCGGCGTCGATCTGTCGCTGGGTTCCACGGTGTATCTTTCAACCATCGTTGCCGGACTGCTGATGCGCGATTACGGCATGTCTCCGGTGGCCGCTTCGTTTGTCTGTTTGCTGGCGGGCGCCGGCATCGGCGGTTTTAACGCTTTTTTTATTACTCGATTCAAAATTTTGCCCTTCGTTGTAACCCTGGCGACCATGATTGCCGGTCGCGGTTTGGGACTACTCTTGACAAAATCGCGCGCCTTGGAATTTCCGGCTGTGATATTAAAAGTAGGCGGCTTTAAACTTTTCGGGTTTTTGCCGTTGCCGATTTTACTCTTTGCCTTGAGCGCAACGGCAATCCAGCTCTTTCTAAGTCGCATTCCCTTAGGCAGGCATTATTACGCCGTCGGCTTTAATGCGGAAAATGCCCGCCGTGCCGGTCTGCCGGTGGACCGCATCATCGCCTCGGCCTATGTTCTTTGCGGTATCTGTGCCTCCCTCGGAGGCTTAGTTGCAGTGACGCAATTGGGGATTGTCAACGCCGGCTTTGGCAAAGGGGATGAGTTCGACGCAATTGCCGCCGCAGTATTGGGAGGAGCAGCTCTATCCGGAGGTGTCGGTTCTGCTTTTCCCGGCACCGTCATCGGCGCGTTAATGATCCGTATGATTTGGAGCGGACTCGTCTCGGCAAAGATCAATCTCTACTTCCAGCCGATGATCTTTGCAGTGATTCTGTTTTTAGCAGTCATGCTGGATACACGTAGAAATATGATCATCGCCAGGCAGAGAAGAAAAATTATTAGCCTTAGAAAGGATAAGCAGACATGA
- a CDS encoding ABC transporter permease — translation MTSMRSRRMEWLLTLPSLLWLSVLFFIPTLIVFAIAFKPADPAGGVGSGWTLETVRNWHALNYPGVIWRTIWISVVTTIICIFLAVPTGYTIARAHDRLRQVLLLLVIVPFWTNFLIRIFAWKVLFHPEGLLKRVLVALHLLERDASLLYRPSAVLLVMVYTSLPFAILPIYAAAEKFDFRLLEAARDLGARSLQAFFAIFIPGIRQGILTAVLMVFIPALGAYVIPDLVGGPNSEMIGNKIAQRTFVDRNLPHAAWLSALLTLAVLAPMIGVLIQQQRQKRRVSIFTEGV, via the coding sequence ATGACGTCGATGCGTTCACGACGCATGGAGTGGCTGCTGACGCTGCCCTCGTTGCTTTGGCTGAGCGTCCTCTTCTTCATCCCGACGCTGATCGTTTTTGCCATTGCCTTCAAGCCCGCGGACCCGGCTGGCGGCGTCGGCTCCGGTTGGACGCTCGAAACGGTACGCAACTGGCACGCTCTGAATTACCCCGGCGTCATCTGGCGCACGATCTGGATCAGCGTCGTGACCACCATTATTTGCATCTTCCTCGCCGTTCCGACGGGTTACACGATCGCCAGAGCGCATGATCGCCTCAGACAGGTGCTTCTCCTGCTTGTCATCGTTCCGTTTTGGACCAACTTTCTCATTCGCATCTTTGCCTGGAAGGTGCTTTTTCACCCCGAAGGGTTGCTGAAGCGGGTGCTCGTCGCCTTACATCTTTTAGAAAGGGACGCTTCTTTGCTCTATCGCCCTTCCGCCGTTCTGCTGGTCATGGTTTACACGTCGCTGCCTTTTGCCATATTGCCGATCTATGCGGCTGCAGAAAAATTCGATTTTCGTCTGCTGGAAGCCGCGCGCGACCTCGGCGCTCGTTCGCTGCAGGCCTTTTTCGCGATCTTTATCCCTGGAATTCGTCAGGGCATCCTTACCGCCGTGCTGATGGTGTTTATCCCGGCCTTGGGCGCATACGTCATTCCTGACCTCGTCGGCGGCCCGAACAGTGAAATGATCGGCAATAAAATCGCCCAGCGAACGTTTGTGGACCGCAACCTGCCGCATGCCGCCTGGCTGTCCGCACTCTTGACCCTCGCGGTCCTCGCACCCATGATCGGGGTACTCATACAACAGCAACGTCAGAAACGGCGTGTCTCGATCTTTACGGAGGGTGTATGA
- a CDS encoding alcohol dehydrogenase catalytic domain-containing protein, giving the protein MKAAFFTGPKTIELADIENPQLPVDGCIIAVKAAAICGSDLRRWREGPISKSEPVIPGHEIAGTVIRVGNNCHAVKVGDRLALGPDVHCGACWYCEQGMYNLCDYLVLYGITPGHHGGFAEQMALPGELLAHGVWHRIPKDLSDEAAALAEPCASVISCHEAVGTTLGDWVVVMGAGPIGCIHTVLAKARGARVILSEPNPSRRRIAEIFAPEVIVDPLNEDLIEVVKSKTRFGADKVICANPIAETQRQAVELVRKGGTVVLFGGLPKSSPMTSVDANRIHYGQIRLIGSFSYHPKHHAAALDFLRRDIISAEKIITNEFPLGQINRAFETAAQGDALKIVIKP; this is encoded by the coding sequence ATGAAGGCGGCGTTCTTTACCGGTCCGAAAACCATCGAGTTGGCCGACATTGAAAATCCTCAGCTGCCTGTCGACGGATGCATTATTGCCGTCAAAGCCGCGGCAATCTGCGGTTCTGATCTGCGCCGTTGGCGCGAAGGCCCAATCTCAAAATCTGAACCGGTTATTCCAGGGCATGAGATAGCCGGTACGGTGATTCGCGTGGGTAATAATTGTCATGCCGTCAAAGTCGGCGATCGACTTGCACTGGGCCCGGATGTGCATTGCGGCGCCTGCTGGTATTGCGAACAAGGCATGTATAATTTGTGCGATTATTTGGTGCTCTACGGCATTACGCCAGGTCATCACGGCGGATTTGCAGAACAAATGGCGTTGCCGGGCGAGCTGCTGGCGCACGGCGTTTGGCATCGAATTCCCAAAGATCTGAGCGATGAAGCGGCGGCATTAGCGGAACCCTGCGCCTCGGTCATCTCCTGTCACGAAGCTGTCGGTACGACGCTGGGCGACTGGGTTGTCGTCATGGGTGCCGGACCGATCGGCTGTATCCACACCGTTTTGGCTAAAGCGCGGGGAGCCAGGGTTATTCTTTCCGAACCCAATCCCAGCCGTCGACGAATCGCCGAAATCTTTGCGCCCGAAGTGATCGTCGATCCGCTTAATGAAGACTTGATCGAGGTTGTAAAGTCGAAAACCCGTTTCGGTGCGGATAAGGTCATTTGCGCCAATCCGATTGCTGAAACCCAGCGGCAGGCAGTAGAGCTTGTCCGCAAAGGCGGAACAGTCGTTCTCTTCGGCGGGCTGCCCAAATCATCACCGATGACGTCTGTCGATGCCAATCGCATACATTACGGCCAAATACGGCTGATCGGCTCATTTTCCTATCATCCCAAGCATCATGCCGCAGCTTTGGATTTCTTGCGGCGCGACATCATTTCGGCAGAAAAAATTATTACGAACGAGTTTCCTTTGGGCCAAATCAACCGAGCCTTCGAAACCGCAGCGCAGGGTGATGCTCTCAAAATTGTCATCAAGCCATAA